The window GCACTGCCGTGACAGCACCGCACCTGGTTTCCTCGCGCAGTGACTCacctggtgctgagctgcagtAATTGCCAAGAAACGCATGGCTGCCTGGCTCACTACTTATGTTGGTGGCATGTTTCTGTGCTACTATTTGCAAGGCCTGAGGTGGTACAGTTCACGCTCCCCCATCTCTGTCCAGGTCCATTTTGACTGAAGACTTCAGCTTGGCCTGTCTTGGGAGGAAAAGACATGCTGAAGTAGTTAGCCTGCAATACACTGTGTGAGAAGTACTTGAAGGAGAGtagtagtgtgtttttttttttttttctcctcctgtgaTAAAATGTATTCCCATGACGTGTATCTGCTCTTTTTAACGGCACTCCGTTTTCAGAAAGCTGGACACATTCAGGTCCATCAGAGTCAGCTCACAGGACTCCCAGTTTCCAGCAATTTagcagctttttaaaatctgaagttGCTAACTGTGTGGTTTCTGGCTTCCTTAGGAAACAGAAGTGGCTAAATTTGGGGTGCACATTAGAATTCCCTATCCTTATTTCATTTGTATGTAGAAGCAAGATGGATACATGTGAAGACTATCCGTTTTTTAATGGGCCATGTAGTGAAGATGAACAAACTTTTTTGTCTACAGCCCTGGTAAAGGTCtgcagagacaaaaataaatctagttATAATTGCTCAGTAGTGGCACTTTCCAGAAACGTGTCCAGAGAAGCTACAGAGAATCCATCTTATGTCTGTACAGGGTGGAAAATTTGTCAGTGATCCACATCTCCTCAGTGAAAATGTAGACAGCCCAATAGATAGTAGCAGCTGACATGTATACAACAGACCATCCTCTCTAGTGCaagaataacatttatttaGCATGTAAACTGTGTAGTAACTAggcaaaacttatttttttgccAGTCTCTTcataaatatctgaaaaatttATATCCATATTATGTGTGCATTTAATGTATACCAGCTGCTTCTCCTACTTTTGCTGCTGGTGTCTGGAAAACCTGATAACCAGTCTATGGAAAATAACAAGATAGTTAATATTGCTGAATATGTCTGGGAAGTATGGGATGCGTGCTTGGTTCTTGAATTTATGATATGCTCTGATGCAAAAATTGAGAGTTACTTTACATTGAAGAGACTGAATGCTGCTGAAGAAACCTGGGTATGTCAAAGAACCTTTAAAGCTATCAGTTAAGCTATTATTGCCTCATTACCTTGAGTTAGAGGCAACAAACTATTTGAATGCTAATTTCTTATTCCCCTAAAGCCTCTCTAACTAGCCTTTATGGTATGAAAGGAAACAAGGGAGACATGGAGCTTCAGACACTGCATAGTCTGCAGAAGCTGAAGCTCTGCCTGTTTCTTGGAAGGTACCAGCTTGTAAGAAATAACTAGCTCTGGTGCAAACTGAGAAGTTGAAGCTTCATGCGggcttttgaaaaaaaactgCCCTGAGACATCAGCAATTGCATACACTTCTTGACAGCGTGACTGAAAGTGTGAGGGGATATGCTGCTGTAAACAGACTTTGACTATGTAATGAAGTGGTTGTGTCCAGTGTTCTTTGGATACAGTTGTGACTTCTTGCTGGATCTCAGCTTTGTAACCGGTGTTCTGTGTTCACTGATGTATTTTCAATCCTGAATGCATTTTGTGTGCTTTTAGACATTGCAAAATACACAAAACTCCAGAGAAAATGGTAACTTCCTTTTGGTGAGGCTACAAAAAGATTTTGACATACTGATCTCCATCGTAGTCATTAATGTCAGAGCAGACTATACAGATGTGGTCATAAAACAGATCCAGAGGACAGTGTCCTAATCACaatattacaattttttttttttgtgttcccTCAAGTTTTTATAAATGAGAAACAAGAAGAATAGAAGTGATTTGACAAATTCTAGGCTGCTCTCTTACCAGTGATGGAGGTGATTGAGGGGGTGGGGAATTTGGTCTGGAAGGATGATTAGCATTCTGCTCTGAGTCAATTAGAAGCTCTTTGGTAAAGAGGAAATCCTATTGTAAATAATAGTTTGTTTTCCAAGTTAATATCTTCTAATCTATTATAGGAAAACAAATACCAGGCAAAAAGATTGAATCTGCTCTAAAAGAGAAAGGTACTGGAAAATGATTAAATCTGAGACTGCAGCTCTTAAGAGAAAAGCTTCATCTGCATTTAACGCTTGTTGCTATAAATGACTCAGATTTCTGCGTAGCAGCAGTATATTATTTGCCTTGTAATTGAGTATGTTTGACTCCACCAATTTCCATCAATACTGCATGGTCCACAAACAGTATGTATGGCAAGTCACTGGAATGTGCTGATACACAGCTGGCTATGAAGTAATTCTGCCTAGAAGCAGATTATTTCCAAATTGTTCACCACTTGTCTCTTCGGTCACGTCTGTCATGTGTCATGCAAGCAATAGCCTGTGTCATTCAGAGGCAGGACACCACCAGGTGAGCCACATGGGTTTATATGGGAGCACATAGTGACTTTTACCTTCCAAGGGAGAGAAGAACTGCAAATAGAAGTAGTTTTTAAATGACTTGTTTTGAAGTATCTGTTCTTCCTCAAAAAGGCCACTTCAGATGAAGTAAAACCTTCATCTTGTAAGGTCCTACTCAAGGATGAAAAGCTTACTGACTAGACTTTTGTTGACCTACAAACTGCTATTAACAAGCAGCTGCCTTTTATGAATGCCGTAGAAAGAAAAAACCCACATTGGCTTCCTTCCCAGCTGCTTGTGATTCAAATATGGATGCTGTGCTGAACCTGCTGGTTTATCTCACTATTCAGCTGCAAACTCAGTGGTGCAGATATACAAATGTTAAAGCTGAGACAAATATAGGTGTGCGACTCATTTGCTTTTAGAGAAAtaactttcctttctttgtttagTTGTTTCCACTTAGATAACAGGATGCAGAACATTCGCACAGTGGTGAAAATACATGCTTGTAGTGCTATGCATAACGTGCTCTTACAGCTAACTTCTGTTACTGCAAATAGCTGGTTTTGTCAGGCATGTTGTGCTACAGTAGCTAAGGACTCCTTTATGTCTGTACCTGGGGCTAGTGGAATGGGGCTTTGTGCAGTTTTTGACTTTCAGAGTGGATTTTCTATCTGAAACTTCAAGTCCTGCTATCTGACTTTAACAGGATAGCTTGCATCTTTCTCATGCCTCATGGGAAAGCTAGTCATAGTGGTGATTAATACCAAGAAGCAGCATGCTAACATGAAGATAAGAATACTGAACGTATCCCCAGCTGAGTGTACTTGGTGGGTACCTGGcttgaacagtcccagctcgcTTGGCCTCTCCTCACATGGCGCCTCTGACCATCTTGGCAGCCTCCTTGGGGCTCACTCCATTGCGCCCAAATCTCTTGTGCTGGGGAGGCCCAGCATGGCCACAGCACTCCAGATACAGGTGTCAGATGGGGGGGATCGCTTCCCTTGACCACTTCTGCCACTCCGGCCCAGCATGCTGTTGGCCTCCTTTGCCACAAGGGCGCATCACTCACTCACGTTCAACTGGATGGCCACCAGGACCCAAGGCCCTCTGTTGCACAGCTGCTTTCTAGTCAGGGGGCTCCACTTCTCCTGCTGCATAGGGTCCTGTGTTAAGGGCGAGATAGCTGAGCCTATCACTAATAAATAGCACTGAACTATATATTCATATATGGCTGTTTTAATTACAACAATGATATTAACATGTAAGtaaatgtaattaaatgttACTGAGAAACAGCAGCATCTGATAAAGGAGGTCAACTTCTCTAAATGCTGATGGGTTAAGCTGCAGTTTTTCAAATGTCTGGTTCCCCCTGCTCTCgtgttgttttctgttcatttgtttcAACAATGTCATGTCAGTTCTGTCACTGACTCTATCAAATGAATGTTAGGAAGTTATTGGCCTCTCTTGGAAAGATATGTTTCACTTTTGTTTGAAATGGGAATTTGAAATTGGGAAAAACTTCCGTGGTGCCATTGTATTTGAGCTGGCTCTTTTCCTTATGAAAGTTTCCTAAAATTTTGCCAAATGGTGAGTCCCTCAAAACAGCAGTTTGCAAATGCCCCACATGAGTTTACTGTTGTCAGAAGGCTGAAacctaaatattttcttgacTCTTACAGATCTCTTTGGCCAAATATTGCAAATGCTAACCTAGAGAGCAATTGGGCATTTGTGGAGTTTGTGGCCTAATGTGATGCCAAAATGCATATAGTTGTTCTCTTCCTGCTCTCCATCTGTCTAGGCACTGTATGTAGATAAAAGACGTACGTTCCTAAAAATGTGAAGACTACAGGCTAGGTGATGGACtgtagaaacaaagaaaaagggaCAGGACTCATGGAGAATGAAAGAAGACATCAAAAAGTCCCTGACTGCGTATAGAACTCTGACGTGAGGCTTGAAGAGGGGGCATCCATTTGTTAGGACAGAAGTGTGATCACTTTATCAGTAGAGTCATTGCCCTGGCTGGTACAGGTTCTCAGTGCAGAGTTAAAGGATCCTAATATTGACCACCATTAATGTATGTTTTGGTATGTAGTTTCAAATCATGTCAGCCTTTAGAGCTAAGCACTGAGAAACTGGGAAAACACAGGCTAAAGATTGTTCGTGAAACTTTAATTTGATCCTTCTGTTTATGTTTAGAATTGGATTCTACCAGATCACAGAGATCGTGGGTGGTGCTGCATGTATCTTTGGAGATGAACTTCTCACAGGTGGCCTAGATCCATGCGTTCACTTGCTGATGTCCAGCTGGTTACACCAGGAGCTCACTTGGCGAAGTGCCTGAGACTCGCAGCAGCGACTGAAGTCAGAATTTACAAGGTACGGAGAACTGTTTCAAGTGTCTTAACTTGGCATCGTAACTCATCAAGTGTGATAGTGTTGTCCTTAATCACTGTGCGCTGAAATCTGTGTCTGCAGATTGGGCTGTTAGGACTGCCTTCCCCAGAGGACTCTGAGGAGTTTATGGAGCATTCCAGGGATTATCACAGGAGAAAACACTGAGGAAATGAAAAGTAGTAACACAGCAAATGAGATATCTAACCGTGAACTGaattatattaaattttatgttgtacaacattatttttttcagcacatACAGATTGTAAGCAGAGACTTGGTGGAAGTGATGGGATGCAGGACAGTGTTTAATTGCATGATCATCCTGTGCATAGGAGACATTACTGTGCAATCTGAGTCTACATTTGACAGCTCCTTACTCTTATTTTAATGTTTGACTTTTTATTcttccatgttttgtttttttttttttaaaaaaaaaaaacaaaaaactttttttttatagagaTGCTGCAGAATTAGTATATGCATGAACTTATTACAACATTAGTAATATACAGTGTGaagatttctgtttctgcttctccctttctttctacaTTATTTTATGTAACACCTGACATTAGTTGTGGGTGAGAAAGGCAAACTATAAGATGCCCTTTTGAGGGTAGGGGAAGGAAGGGTAGACCTTTTCCTATAAAGTTATGAGCTTATTATGCAAGAGTTCCTACTCAGTGTGGTTTTGTGTTTAAATGTAAACTTTCCCCAGTCTTGGCCTAGAACTCTTGCTTCAGTTTTGAGTAGAAAAAATGGTTATTGTACTAAATTCCTGATGTAAGTGTATGCGTACTTGAGTGCATCTCTGAATTAAAATTGTTGGAAATTTTTGGGTGCCTGAAGTCTGGAAGAATACAATATAGTACCTTGTGGATTTAACCATTCTTAGGGTATTTTTCCAGAGAAGTGCACCAGCTTTGTTAAGcacataaaataaattgtaattaTTGTTGAACCAGTTGTCAGACTGCTCTCTGTGGAGTTTAGTAAGTTTCATCAAATTTCTTTGATGAAATTTAGTTTTCCTCAAGCTCAAGGAATAGTAAGCACAGAGGTAATGTAAGCCTGCACACACATGATTTATTTTACATGGATAGCATCTTCCTTCTGTGGATCATAATTTTAAGGTTTGATTGTTAAAACTATTGTTTGCTGCTTCCAAATGCAGATGCTAAACATAAAAGAATAAAGTGTTGAACACAACACATGTTGAAGGAGCAGACTAAAACTGGGAGGATCATAAACTCCAGGGAAGCCAGTGAGAGTCAGGAATGCAGTCAGACTAGCAATGTGGCTGGTTTTCAGAACCACGTCTACATTTCAGGTGAAAAACATCTCAGAAACAGTTAATGATTAGAAGAGGCTGTGAGATGCTTCTTTGTTTGTTCCCTTCCCACCATGCTGTCTAGAATATGGTCCACTAACAAATTTCCAAACATAAAGGGTAGATATTCTTGTTGCAGTGCCTGTATGTAAACTTGGCCATACAGTTTTAAAGTCAAGTAAAATGGACTTTAAAACTGTCCCACGcaatttggttttcattttaggTGGGGATTTTTCACCTTGGTGTTGTGGCATGAGGTGtaattcttgattttgttattgctaagggaggaggtggaaaacCTTTCATTACTTGAGCTTCCCGTGTATGATTGAGTTGCATCTATGTGgtttatgttttaaattcaaACAGTTTTTACATGTGTGGATTCCTGAATGAAAGCTTGTGTTTCAGGATGTTGGTGGACTTCCTTGGTTTATATTGCTTGGAAAAGAATTGGTTTAAGTTGAAACTCCTTCTTTGCACCAGTGTAAATATGATCCTAATTAGGACACTTCTCAAGACTAGTACATACCCCCACTGAACTACATGAACCAAAGAAGTGTCTGTGATgaaatcttttctttgtctCCTCCCCAACATCTTTAACACATCCAATAATCCCATGAAATAGGTTATAAATTTGCAGTCTTAATTCACACTGGATTTAGGCATATTGTCCTGAGTATGTTCACATAGGACTTTCCTTAACCTGGGAATAACTGATCCTATGAAGGGACGTGTTCACAGCCAATAACATGCTTGTGAAGGCACTTTAattcctttggggaaaaaaaaaaaaaagaatcttgtAGATAACAGAGATCTGGAAATGTTATGCTTGGTGTTGCTTCTTAATTTGGTTCTCTTTCCTATTCATTTAAATGATGTCATATGTTGTACAGCTTTTCTGATGGGAAATtctcagcttcctgcttgctgtagTGCTTAGTAAAGGGTTCTTGCTCAAGCTTTCAGATCTTACTTTCTTCAAAGGTTTTAGGTCTAAAGTTTCAAGTAAACAGCATACGTAAAGGAGATTTGTCTTGTTACTCACCTGGTCTGTACAGAGTACTAATTCTGTAGTTGTCTTAGTAAAGTTGCAGTTAAGTCTGAGACAAATATGGAAAACAGATCCTGATTTGTAACAACTGTGttcctttgctctttctgtAAGATGTTTCCATCATACAAAAATGAACGGTTTCTGTTTCTGAGAGGCTTCTGCTCTCCTTCCAGGAAAGACCAACTTGGAATGATAGAGGACCTGTGATTATTCGGGGTAGTTGATGCAATGAAGGGTCAAGATCTAGAGGAGATTTCTCTAATGAGTAAAGGATAGGGGAAGCATTCAGTTGTTGGTGTTTCTACACCTTCTGGTAGCTGAAGGCTTTCCTATCATTTGCTTGagtttgttgttggtttgttgttgtgttttttatttatttatttatttatttattttattttctccaagtGAAAGAGTGTTGCTTTGGGGGGCTAGGAGCTATCTGACTATTCTTTTGGATTTGTCTTCAGATCTGCACTTTTTTTAGTTTCTAAGTGGAGTACACTAGCACCAAAGTTTTGGGTATGAGAGCCACTGATTTCTAAAATGCTAAATCAGAAATTCTAAATTTCTGATATTTTGGGTTATCTTTAATGCATGATTAGTTATGAATTTGCAaaccaatatttttatttactgtaaaattttttcctacttttcctgttttccaggAAGGATGAAAGACCGGCTAAACGAGCTGCGTGAATTTGCCAGGTTACACAACCCTGAGTTTTCTGATACTGAGGATGACGAAAATTCACCCCGCGACATTCTCCTTTATGAGACTGATTATGCCTTGGAAACTCTTCATAAAGATATACAGACCATCCGGACAGAAAATGACCTCCTAAAAGAGGATGTCAAGCGtctcaaaaagcaaaacagccgCTTCCTGACTTCCATGCGCCGTCTCAGTAGCATCAAACGAGATACTAATGGTATTGCCAGAGACATCAAGGCCCGTGGAGAAAGCATCCACAGGAAACTCCAAATAATGAGAGATTTCAGTGAAGATGCGATAACAAAATATGGGGTTATGTCTGTCATTGCCAGGGTAGCAAAGAACCACTACGTGGACCTCATGCATGCCTTTCAGGAAGCTATGTTTGAATACAACGCAACAGAGATGAACCAACGGGAGAACTGCAAGATACGAATTCAGCGGCAGCTAGAGATCATGGGCAAGGATGTTTCTGGCAACCAGATTGAGGAGATGATTGAGCAAGGCAAGTGGGATGTCTTCTCTGAGAACCTCTTGTCTGATGTTAAGGGGGCTCGCTCAGCCTTGAATGAGATAGAGACACGTCATAAGGAGCTGGTGAAGTTAGAAAGTCGCATCAAGGAGGTTCACGAGCTCTTTCtgcaggtggccctgctggtAGAAGAACAGGCAGACACCTTTGACGTCATTGAGATAAATATGCAAAATGTTGAGGACTACGTAGGAGACGCCAAAGAACAAGTGAAAAAAGCTTTagaatacagaagaaaacaccCTTTACG is drawn from Anas platyrhynchos isolate ZD024472 breed Pekin duck chromosome 3, IASCAAS_PekinDuck_T2T, whole genome shotgun sequence and contains these coding sequences:
- the STX11 gene encoding syntaxin-11, which encodes MKDRLNELREFARLHNPEFSDTEDDENSPRDILLYETDYALETLHKDIQTIRTENDLLKEDVKRLKKQNSRFLTSMRRLSSIKRDTNGIARDIKARGESIHRKLQIMRDFSEDAITKYGVMSVIARVAKNHYVDLMHAFQEAMFEYNATEMNQRENCKIRIQRQLEIMGKDVSGNQIEEMIEQGKWDVFSENLLSDVKGARSALNEIETRHKELVKLESRIKEVHELFLQVALLVEEQADTFDVIEINMQNVEDYVGDAKEQVKKALEYRRKHPLRTILCCCISCCRR